A window of Phycobacter azelaicus contains these coding sequences:
- a CDS encoding TlpA disulfide reductase family protein produces MRLFRHLTLYMALSLGANAAVAADVATLESLRADSLKRLVVHSEPRPVSDAEFFLEDEGGTAKLADYKGKIVLLNFWATWCAPCRKEMPQIAELQEEFGGDDFEVLTIATGRNTPAGIVKFFEENGITNLPRHTDPKQALARTMAVIGLPITVLINREGEEVARLLGDAEWNSDSAKAIVKALIDSEATN; encoded by the coding sequence ATGCGTCTGTTTCGTCACCTCACCCTTTATATGGCCCTGAGCTTGGGTGCAAATGCCGCCGTCGCCGCCGATGTCGCAACGCTGGAATCCTTGCGCGCGGACAGCCTGAAACGCCTCGTCGTCCACAGCGAACCCCGGCCCGTGTCGGATGCCGAGTTCTTTCTGGAGGACGAGGGCGGAACGGCCAAATTGGCCGATTACAAGGGCAAGATCGTGCTCCTGAACTTCTGGGCCACTTGGTGCGCGCCCTGTCGCAAGGAAATGCCGCAGATCGCCGAGCTGCAGGAGGAATTCGGCGGTGACGATTTCGAGGTCCTGACCATCGCCACCGGACGCAACACGCCTGCGGGCATCGTCAAGTTCTTCGAGGAAAACGGCATCACCAACCTGCCCCGCCACACCGACCCCAAACAGGCGCTGGCCCGCACCATGGCAGTGATCGGCCTGCCCATCACCGTTTTGATCAACCGCGAAGGCGAGGAGGTCGCGCGCCTTCTGGGGGATGCGGAGTGGAATTCTGACAGTGCCAAGGCAATTGTAAAGGCTTTGATCGACAGCGAAGCAACCAACTGA
- a CDS encoding 2OG-Fe(II) oxygenase, with amino-acid sequence MPPPPGPIPVNPPVGPNPPTPPPPPQPPAPPPTPAPPAPPTPTPTPPPSPPDPPIPGDDVRFGGLDSPEEAIAALHAANTRFDEPEYEWIFKARALQPQKLRPLDHVFVEDFLTDAECDWIIERHQKLALDESRMSWGERDEHRRSTDLYWLQPDEVSYPLFQKVAALVAEVNDKEFRYDLFGYIRPMQLGRYSMTQGYDWHQDIGPAATSKRKLSVCIQLSNPAEYEGGHLELFRAESDALALPRKRGSVAVFPSWVLHRVTPVTAGTRWSLVSWVEGPPLR; translated from the coding sequence GTGCCACCTCCTCCGGGACCGATCCCGGTTAACCCGCCGGTCGGGCCCAATCCGCCCACACCGCCGCCGCCACCTCAGCCTCCGGCACCTCCTCCTACGCCTGCGCCTCCTGCGCCCCCGACGCCGACGCCCACACCGCCGCCAAGTCCACCGGATCCGCCAATACCCGGCGATGATGTTCGCTTTGGGGGGCTCGACAGCCCGGAAGAGGCCATCGCGGCGCTCCATGCGGCGAACACTCGTTTTGATGAACCGGAGTACGAATGGATCTTCAAGGCCCGTGCTTTGCAGCCACAGAAGCTGCGCCCGCTGGACCACGTCTTTGTCGAAGACTTCCTGACCGATGCGGAGTGCGACTGGATCATCGAACGCCATCAGAAACTTGCACTGGATGAAAGCCGCATGTCTTGGGGTGAGCGGGATGAGCATCGCCGCAGTACTGACCTCTACTGGCTCCAGCCGGACGAGGTGAGCTATCCTCTGTTCCAGAAAGTTGCGGCCCTGGTTGCCGAAGTAAACGACAAAGAGTTTCGCTATGATCTTTTCGGCTATATCCGCCCGATGCAGCTTGGACGCTACTCCATGACGCAGGGCTATGACTGGCATCAGGACATAGGGCCCGCAGCGACATCCAAACGCAAACTGTCAGTTTGTATCCAACTGAGCAATCCCGCCGAATACGAAGGCGGGCATCTCGAGCTCTTCCGCGCCGAAAGCGACGCTCTTGCCCTGCCCCGAAAACGTGGATCTGTTGCGGTATTCCCATCTTGGGTGCTTCATAGGGTCACGCCGGTTACAGCCGGAACGCGCTGGAGTCTTGTCAGTTGGGTCGAGGGCCCACCTCTCCGCTAG